A single Sporosarcina sp. FSL W8-0480 DNA region contains:
- a CDS encoding polyprenyl synthetase family protein: protein MNNELQQFISEKTPLVDAEMNRLIQSENSPTNLKESMLYSVNAGGKRIRPLLVLSVLTDFEKTVSEDALKVACAAELIHTYSLIHDDLPCMDDDDFRRGKPTNHKVYGEATAVLAGDALQTVAFGILASLQHTSPEKIVKLIALLADASGADGMVGGQILDMEGESSTLTLDELEEVHRNKTGALLSFCIEAGAILADANEEELVQLREYATNIGLAFQIQDDILDVTSTTEQLGKTANSDAASEKSTYPSLLGLEGAKHQLEKYHQNAIKCLSFIKKENSMLKHFADYIVHRNV from the coding sequence ATGAATAATGAATTGCAGCAATTTATATCAGAAAAGACACCCCTTGTTGATGCGGAGATGAATCGATTAATCCAATCTGAAAATTCCCCAACAAATTTGAAAGAATCAATGCTATACTCTGTCAATGCGGGCGGAAAACGAATAAGACCACTTCTTGTCCTATCAGTATTGACTGATTTCGAAAAAACTGTTTCGGAAGATGCTTTGAAAGTTGCTTGTGCAGCAGAACTTATTCATACATATTCCCTCATCCATGACGACTTACCATGCATGGATGATGATGATTTCAGAAGAGGTAAACCTACGAACCACAAAGTGTATGGGGAAGCTACTGCAGTCCTTGCCGGTGATGCTTTGCAAACGGTTGCTTTTGGGATTTTAGCGTCTTTACAACATACAAGTCCTGAGAAGATTGTTAAACTAATTGCACTTCTTGCCGATGCATCAGGTGCTGATGGAATGGTCGGTGGCCAAATACTTGATATGGAAGGCGAAAGTTCAACTTTGACGCTTGATGAGCTTGAAGAAGTGCACCGAAATAAGACGGGCGCATTATTATCATTCTGTATTGAAGCCGGTGCAATTCTTGCCGATGCAAATGAAGAGGAGTTGGTCCAACTTCGGGAATATGCAACAAATATAGGACTGGCTTTCCAAATTCAAGATGATATTCTTGACGTCACTTCAACTACCGAGCAACTTGGTAAAACAGCAAACAGTGATGCGGCAAGTGAAAAGTCGACTTATCCATCGCTCCTTGGTCTTGAAGGTGCTAAGCATCAACTTGAAAAATATCACCAAAACGCAATAAAGTGCCTTTCTTTTATAAAAAAGGAAAACTCCATGTTAAAACATTTTGCTGACTATATTGTGCATAGAAATGTTTAA
- the xseA gene encoding exodeoxyribonuclease VII large subunit produces the protein MTENPYLSVYTLTKYIKRKFEADPYLRNVFVKGELSNVKIHPSGHIYFTLKDDKSRIQSAMFRSAANSLKFKPEEGMNVLITGDVNVFEASGQYQLYVQTMQPDGVGALYLAFEQLKKELAKEGLFDERWKQRLPSLPRKIGVITAQSGAAIRDICSTIARRYPLAEICLFPAVVQGPQAAPSIVEAISSAESYGSIDVLIIGRGGGSIEDLWAFNEEIVARAIFSCRIPIISAVGHETDTTIADFVADMRAPTPTAAAELAVPSREELFDRILDRKRSIYRSFSHQIKQERKRLTTTQQSYPLQFPERLYRPFTEKLANLDDRLLRSKNDITKNRKLKHERLEGMLSFYSPLQRIKEEGRNIDFLTERMTRSIQSDMRKNNDEFNSIIRMLRALNPLDVMERGYSIVYKEGNVINSVKSLEEGSTVQVRLQDGTVEADIKSIKINDKEDGSDE, from the coding sequence ATGACCGAAAATCCTTATCTCTCTGTCTATACATTAACAAAATACATAAAACGGAAGTTTGAGGCGGATCCTTACCTTAGAAATGTTTTTGTGAAAGGTGAATTATCCAATGTTAAGATCCATCCAAGTGGGCATATTTATTTTACATTGAAGGATGATAAAAGCAGGATCCAATCTGCCATGTTCCGTTCTGCAGCAAATTCACTAAAGTTCAAACCTGAAGAAGGGATGAACGTCCTTATAACAGGAGACGTGAATGTATTTGAAGCAAGTGGCCAATATCAGTTATACGTCCAAACGATGCAACCAGATGGTGTCGGTGCTCTTTATCTTGCATTTGAACAACTGAAGAAAGAGTTGGCAAAAGAAGGACTTTTCGATGAAAGATGGAAACAGAGATTACCTTCACTTCCAAGGAAAATCGGTGTCATTACTGCACAGTCCGGAGCTGCGATTCGGGATATCTGCTCCACCATAGCGCGCCGTTATCCTTTGGCGGAAATCTGTTTGTTCCCTGCCGTCGTTCAAGGTCCACAAGCTGCGCCATCGATAGTTGAAGCAATCAGTTCAGCCGAGTCTTATGGTTCAATTGATGTTCTAATAATCGGCCGTGGTGGTGGTTCGATAGAGGATTTATGGGCTTTTAATGAAGAAATAGTAGCGAGGGCAATCTTTTCATGTCGCATACCGATCATTAGCGCAGTTGGTCATGAGACGGATACAACAATTGCAGATTTTGTTGCCGATATGAGGGCCCCTACGCCAACCGCAGCGGCTGAACTTGCAGTTCCTTCACGTGAAGAATTATTTGATAGGATATTGGATCGTAAACGCTCAATCTATAGGTCGTTTTCACATCAAATTAAACAAGAAAGAAAAAGATTGACAACAACGCAGCAATCGTATCCTTTACAATTCCCTGAAAGACTTTATCGTCCTTTCACTGAAAAATTGGCTAACTTGGACGATAGGTTATTAAGAAGCAAAAATGACATAACTAAGAATCGTAAGCTCAAGCATGAGCGTTTGGAAGGAATGCTTTCATTTTATTCACCGTTGCAGCGAATAAAAGAGGAAGGTAGAAATATTGACTTCCTAACAGAAAGAATGACACGTTCGATTCAAAGCGATATGCGTAAAAACAATGATGAATTTAATTCCATCATTAGAATGTTAAGGGCGCTAAACCCTTTGGACGTGATGGAACGCGGCTATTCGATTGTTTATAAAGAAGGAAATGTCATCAATTCCGTAAAAAGCCTTGAAGAGGGTTCAACAGTACAAGTCCGGCTGCAAGATGGGACGGTAGAAGCGGACATCAAGTCAATCAAAATCAATGACAAGGAGGATGGGTCAGATGAGTAA
- the accC gene encoding acetyl-CoA carboxylase biotin carboxylase subunit translates to MKKVLIANRGEIAVRIIRACKEMDIKTVAVYSEADREALHVELADEAYCIGPKLSKDSYLNFSNIISVAKLTGCDGIHPGYGFLAENASFAELCEEVNIEFIGPTADAISKMGTKDVARETMKQAGVPIVPGSDGLVEDEIEGLKVAKEIGFPVIIKATAGGGGKGIRVARDEDELVKGIKITQKEAAAAFGNPGVYLEKYIEIFRHVEVQVLADKYGNTIHLGERDCSIQRRMQKLVEEAPSPALTPKIREQMGDAAVKAAKAVNYRGAGTVEFIFDHINQKFYFMEMNTRIQVEHPVTEMITGIDLIQQQLKVAAGEKLEFRQKDIKINGWSIECRINAENPSKNFMPSPGKVTMYMPPGGYGVRVDSAVYNGYSIPPFYDSMVAKLIVHADTREEAVARMKRALDEFIIEGVETTVPFHYNLMNNEVFKSGDFDTKFLEKYSVMD, encoded by the coding sequence ATGAAAAAAGTATTAATCGCTAACCGCGGGGAAATTGCGGTAAGAATTATCCGCGCATGCAAAGAGATGGACATTAAAACTGTGGCAGTCTATTCGGAAGCCGACCGTGAAGCTCTGCACGTTGAGCTTGCAGACGAGGCATATTGCATCGGCCCTAAACTTTCTAAAGACAGCTACTTGAACTTTTCCAACATCATTAGCGTGGCCAAATTGACTGGCTGTGATGGAATTCACCCGGGATATGGTTTCCTTGCTGAAAATGCAAGCTTCGCTGAACTTTGCGAAGAAGTGAATATTGAATTCATCGGCCCAACAGCGGATGCAATCTCAAAAATGGGAACGAAGGATGTCGCAAGAGAAACGATGAAGCAGGCCGGAGTCCCAATTGTACCAGGGTCCGATGGCCTTGTTGAAGATGAAATCGAAGGACTTAAAGTAGCTAAGGAAATCGGCTTCCCAGTCATCATAAAAGCAACAGCAGGTGGCGGTGGAAAAGGGATCCGTGTTGCAAGGGATGAAGATGAGCTGGTAAAAGGCATCAAAATCACCCAAAAAGAAGCAGCCGCCGCATTCGGTAATCCAGGAGTATACCTTGAAAAATATATAGAAATTTTCCGCCACGTTGAAGTTCAAGTTCTTGCAGACAAGTACGGCAATACGATCCACCTGGGAGAACGTGACTGTTCAATCCAAAGAAGGATGCAGAAGCTTGTAGAGGAAGCTCCGTCACCTGCCTTAACTCCTAAAATCAGGGAGCAAATGGGTGACGCAGCTGTAAAGGCTGCAAAAGCCGTTAATTACCGTGGAGCAGGAACAGTTGAATTCATATTCGATCATATTAATCAAAAGTTCTACTTCATGGAAATGAACACACGTATCCAGGTAGAACATCCTGTCACTGAGATGATTACTGGAATAGATTTAATCCAACAACAATTAAAAGTTGCTGCAGGTGAAAAACTAGAATTCCGTCAAAAAGACATTAAAATCAACGGATGGTCGATTGAGTGCCGTATAAATGCTGAAAACCCATCGAAAAACTTCATGCCGTCCCCTGGTAAAGTTACAATGTATATGCCTCCAGGTGGATATGGGGTAAGGGTAGACTCTGCTGTTTATAACGGCTACTCAATCCCACCATTCTATGATTCAATGGTAGCAAAACTCATCGTCCATGCAGATACACGCGAAGAAGCGGTAGCAAGGATGAAACGTGCACTCGACGAATTCATTATCGAAGGCGTGGAAACAACCGTCCCGTTCCATTACAACCTAATGAACAACGAAGTGTTCAAATCCGGCGACTTCGACACAAAATTCCTTGAGAAATACTCCGTAATGGATTGA
- the xseB gene encoding exodeoxyribonuclease VII small subunit, whose product MSNETLRFEEAMTKLEDIVQKLESGDVPLEDAITLYKRGMELSAYCHGKLQDAEEQLITIIDNEGKPTPFNPAKGQDSDE is encoded by the coding sequence ATGAGTAATGAAACACTCCGATTTGAAGAGGCGATGACAAAATTGGAAGACATCGTTCAAAAGTTGGAATCAGGGGATGTCCCTTTGGAAGACGCCATTACACTTTATAAAAGGGGAATGGAACTATCTGCATATTGCCATGGTAAATTGCAAGATGCAGAAGAACAGCTAATTACTATAATTGATAATGAAGGGAAACCAACCCCGTTCAATCCGGCGAAAGGACAAGATTCCGATGAATAA
- the dxs gene encoding 1-deoxy-D-xylulose-5-phosphate synthase has protein sequence MDLTQIANPSFLKKLDKEQMMELAKEIRKFLIHNLSTTGGHIGPNLGVVELTIALHKLFDSPQDKIIWDVGHQAYVHKILTGRAGQFDTLRQYKGLCGFPKMSESAHDVWETGHSSTSLSAAMGMAAARDMVGGSNYVIPVIGDGALTGGMALEALNHIGHLKTNMIVILNDNEMSIAPNVGALHAILGKLRTAGKYNSAKDELEYILKRIPAVGGKVAAAAERVKDSLKYLLVSGVFFEELGFTYLGPIDGHDFTDLERNIQYAKKMEGPVLLHVITKKGKGYRPAENDKIGTWHGTGPYKIETGDFVKSATNAPSWSGLVSETVRKIARDDKRVAAITPAMPVGSKLESFAAEFPERFFDVGIAEQHAATMAAGLATQGMKPFLAIYSTFLQRAYDQVLHDITRQKLNVFIGIDRAGLVGADGETHQGVFDIAFLRHMPNIVIMMPKDENEGQHMVRTALSYDDGPIAMRYPRGNGLGVVMDEKLKTIPIGTWEVLREGTDGTILTFGTTIPMAIEAAETLSRKGIDVKVVNARFIKPLDTDMLDEIFKDGKPIVTVEEAVLAGGFGSAVLEYAHDVSMEHISISRLGIPDEYIEHGSVDRLLEEIDLTCENVVRTMEKAVAKTNVAREIV, from the coding sequence GTGGACCTCACTCAAATAGCGAATCCATCGTTTTTAAAAAAACTTGATAAAGAACAAATGATGGAATTGGCAAAAGAAATCCGGAAATTCCTTATTCATAACCTGTCGACAACAGGTGGTCATATTGGACCGAATTTGGGCGTTGTTGAATTGACAATCGCATTGCATAAACTGTTTGATAGCCCACAAGACAAGATTATATGGGACGTTGGTCATCAAGCATACGTGCATAAGATTTTAACAGGCCGAGCGGGACAATTTGATACATTACGCCAATATAAAGGATTATGCGGATTCCCGAAGATGTCAGAAAGTGCACATGATGTGTGGGAAACAGGTCATAGTTCAACATCACTTTCCGCAGCGATGGGTATGGCAGCAGCAAGAGATATGGTAGGTGGCTCGAACTATGTCATACCGGTCATTGGAGATGGGGCGTTGACAGGCGGTATGGCTTTAGAAGCATTAAATCATATTGGCCATCTTAAAACGAATATGATCGTAATTCTTAATGACAATGAAATGTCAATTGCTCCTAACGTAGGTGCACTTCACGCTATACTTGGAAAACTGAGAACCGCCGGAAAGTATAACAGTGCCAAGGATGAATTGGAATACATTCTAAAAAGGATTCCAGCTGTTGGCGGGAAGGTTGCAGCCGCTGCTGAACGGGTGAAGGATAGCTTGAAGTATTTACTCGTTTCAGGAGTGTTTTTTGAGGAGCTTGGATTTACGTATCTTGGTCCGATTGACGGACATGATTTTACTGATTTGGAACGAAATATCCAATACGCTAAAAAAATGGAAGGCCCTGTCCTCCTGCATGTAATTACTAAAAAAGGTAAGGGATATAGACCAGCGGAAAACGACAAGATTGGAACTTGGCATGGAACTGGTCCATATAAAATTGAAACAGGGGATTTTGTAAAATCAGCGACAAACGCGCCTTCTTGGAGTGGGTTGGTTTCAGAAACAGTCAGGAAGATTGCGCGTGATGATAAGCGTGTGGCAGCAATCACACCAGCGATGCCTGTTGGTTCCAAACTCGAATCGTTCGCGGCTGAATTCCCGGAACGCTTCTTCGATGTTGGTATCGCAGAACAGCATGCCGCGACAATGGCAGCGGGCCTTGCAACTCAAGGAATGAAGCCGTTTTTGGCAATCTACTCGACTTTCTTGCAACGGGCGTATGACCAAGTTTTACATGATATAACTCGTCAAAAACTAAATGTTTTCATTGGAATTGATCGTGCAGGACTTGTAGGAGCGGACGGGGAAACCCATCAAGGCGTATTTGATATTGCATTTTTACGACATATGCCAAACATTGTCATTATGATGCCGAAAGATGAGAATGAAGGTCAGCATATGGTAAGGACTGCTTTAAGTTATGATGATGGTCCGATAGCAATGCGTTATCCGCGGGGCAATGGACTTGGGGTCGTAATGGACGAAAAGCTGAAAACTATTCCAATCGGAACATGGGAAGTGCTTCGTGAAGGTACTGACGGGACAATTTTGACATTCGGAACGACAATTCCAATGGCTATCGAGGCGGCTGAAACACTTTCTCGAAAGGGCATAGATGTAAAAGTGGTAAATGCAAGGTTTATCAAGCCCCTTGATACGGATATGCTTGATGAGATATTCAAGGACGGGAAACCAATAGTCACGGTTGAAGAGGCTGTATTGGCGGGCGGATTTGGTAGCGCTGTACTTGAATATGCACATGATGTATCAATGGAACATATTTCGATTAGCAGATTAGGCATACCTGACGAATACATCGAACATGGAAGTGTAGATAGATTGCTCGAAGAAATCGATTTGACTTGCGAAAATGTCGTGAGAACAATGGAAAAAGCAGTTGCCAAGACCAATGTTGCGAGGGAAATTGTATGA
- the folD gene encoding bifunctional methylenetetrahydrofolate dehydrogenase/methenyltetrahydrofolate cyclohydrolase FolD has product MTAQLINGVAIGKELREEIKQGVSNLKSSNTTPGLAVILVGDNPASKTYVSNKEKSSIEVGIRSEVIKLPATVSENELLEQVEKLNQDDSIHGILVQLPLPEHINEDLVIQKIDPSKDVDGFHPQNVGKMMIGQVAYLPCTPHGIMEMLERTGVEIAGKHVVVIGRSNIVGKPMGQLLLQKDATVTYCHSKTKDLSFYTKQADILIVAIGRAKFVTDEHIKDGAVVIDVGMNRDENGKLCGDVDFEKAKEVASAITPVPGGVGPMTITMLLKNTLQSAELASEKMKSNLHA; this is encoded by the coding sequence ATGACTGCTCAATTGATCAATGGTGTAGCTATCGGAAAAGAACTCAGGGAGGAAATTAAGCAAGGTGTCAGCAACTTGAAATCATCTAACACAACGCCGGGCCTCGCAGTAATTCTCGTTGGAGATAATCCCGCTTCAAAGACATACGTAAGTAATAAAGAGAAATCAAGTATTGAGGTCGGAATAAGATCCGAAGTGATCAAATTACCGGCGACTGTTTCTGAAAATGAGCTATTGGAACAAGTGGAAAAGTTGAATCAAGACGATTCCATACACGGGATTTTAGTTCAATTGCCTTTACCAGAACATATCAATGAAGATTTAGTCATTCAAAAGATAGACCCTAGCAAGGATGTAGATGGCTTCCATCCTCAAAATGTAGGTAAAATGATGATTGGCCAGGTGGCGTACCTTCCTTGTACACCACACGGAATAATGGAAATGCTTGAGCGTACTGGTGTTGAAATTGCAGGAAAACATGTTGTCGTTATCGGTAGAAGTAATATCGTCGGCAAACCGATGGGGCAATTGCTGCTTCAAAAAGATGCAACGGTCACATACTGCCATTCGAAAACGAAGGATCTTTCGTTCTATACAAAACAAGCGGATATTCTCATTGTTGCCATCGGTCGTGCCAAGTTCGTAACGGACGAGCATATTAAAGATGGTGCGGTTGTTATCGACGTCGGTATGAACCGTGATGAGAATGGTAAATTATGCGGTGATGTCGATTTTGAAAAAGCGAAAGAAGTAGCTTCAGCTATTACACCTGTACCTGGTGGAGTAGGTCCGATGACAATTACAATGCTTTTGAAAAATACACTCCAAAGCGCGGAGCTTGCAAGTGAAAAGATGAAAAGCAATCTGCATGCTTGA
- the accB gene encoding acetyl-CoA carboxylase biotin carboxyl carrier protein, which produces MLKIQEIREIIKLIDQSSIEKFTFESEGTKIKLEKGNSNAHVQTEQKNVASVQQQQTAPVVQEVKQEEPRQDKAETANNETTSNTPAQADDSSLHKITSPMVGTFYQSSSPEAPPYVKKGDTISPEKIVCIVEAMKLFNEIEAEVSGEIVEILVEDGQLVEYGQPLFLVKQN; this is translated from the coding sequence ATGTTGAAAATTCAAGAAATCCGAGAAATCATTAAATTAATCGATCAATCCTCAATTGAGAAATTTACATTTGAATCAGAAGGCACTAAGATAAAATTAGAAAAAGGTAATTCAAATGCACATGTTCAAACGGAGCAAAAAAATGTGGCATCTGTACAACAACAACAAACAGCACCGGTAGTACAAGAAGTTAAACAAGAGGAGCCGAGACAAGATAAGGCTGAAACTGCAAACAACGAGACTACATCGAACACACCTGCTCAAGCAGATGATTCATCTTTGCACAAAATCACATCTCCGATGGTCGGCACATTCTACCAGTCTTCATCACCGGAAGCACCTCCTTATGTTAAAAAAGGGGATACGATTAGCCCAGAGAAAATCGTTTGTATCGTAGAAGCGATGAAACTCTTCAATGAAATCGAAGCTGAAGTTTCCGGAGAAATCGTGGAGATTCTTGTGGAAGACGGTCAATTGGTTGAATACGGACAACCTCTCTTCCTTGTCAAACAAAACTGA
- a CDS encoding Asp23/Gls24 family envelope stress response protein: MADKTNPSFAGKSSNGDAVLGRVQLAPEVLEVIIGIATNEVEGVATTKGNFATGVAEKFGKVFHGKGVKIDWIEDKLIVDVYCVVQYGYPIPEVATEIQKQIRHAVLNMTSLETKEINVHVTGIDFDVTDDNE, translated from the coding sequence ATGGCTGATAAAACAAATCCTTCATTTGCAGGAAAAAGTTCAAATGGAGACGCGGTATTAGGACGCGTCCAGTTAGCTCCTGAAGTCCTCGAAGTAATCATCGGCATCGCTACAAACGAAGTAGAAGGTGTCGCAACAACAAAAGGCAACTTCGCAACAGGAGTTGCAGAAAAGTTCGGAAAAGTGTTTCATGGAAAAGGTGTCAAGATTGATTGGATAGAAGATAAACTCATCGTCGACGTCTACTGCGTCGTCCAATACGGCTACCCAATACCTGAAGTAGCAACCGAAATCCAAAAACAGATCCGCCACGCCGTACTCAACATGACCTCACTTGAAACGAAAGAAATAAATGTCCATGTAACAGGTATCGATTTTGATGTAACAGATGATAACGAATAA
- the nusB gene encoding transcription antitermination factor NusB: MKRREAREKAVQTLFQLDNTEMSIEEAITYITESPIDPFYESLVKGTTQYREEIDVVLAEKLENWSLDRLPKIERTVLRMAVYELLHNEDVPHRVVLNEAIELCKQFGDEKSGRFVNGVLSKFEEK, translated from the coding sequence ATGAAACGAAGAGAAGCTCGTGAAAAAGCGGTCCAAACCCTTTTTCAGTTAGATAACACAGAAATGTCAATTGAGGAAGCAATAACATATATCACAGAAAGCCCGATTGACCCTTTCTATGAATCCCTTGTCAAAGGAACTACTCAATACCGTGAAGAAATAGATGTGGTACTCGCAGAAAAACTTGAAAATTGGTCGCTTGATCGGTTGCCGAAGATTGAAAGAACAGTCCTCAGAATGGCTGTTTATGAACTTCTTCACAATGAAGACGTACCACATCGAGTTGTTCTGAATGAAGCGATTGAACTTTGTAAACAATTTGGGGATGAGAAATCCGGCCGTTTTGTGAATGGCGTCCTATCCAAATTTGAAGAAAAATAA